From the genome of Perca flavescens isolate YP-PL-M2 chromosome 12, PFLA_1.0, whole genome shotgun sequence, one region includes:
- the fam78ba gene encoding protein FAM78B, with protein MCILARYHLLPSSLVLLILLVACTMGCIQSIACKPRIRRENIVVYEVSASIDQCPTIIEENSPIVLRYKTPYFRASAGVVMPPVPRNETWVVGWIQACTQMEFYNTYGDIGMSSWELPELREGRVKAISDSDGVSYPWYGNTTETVTLTGPTSKPSRLTVSMNDNFYPSVTWAVPISNSNTPMLTHITRDQSFITWLVAMNSVTKERIVLQTVQWRMRVDIAVDPDMPLGSRASLVGRPYQEQPHILNYQEPIPPNALGRPNANDAQVLMWRPRRGAPLVVIPPK; from the exons ATGTGCATACTGGCCAGGTATCATTTGCTCCCTTCTTCTCTGGTTTTGCTCATTTTGCTTGTCGCCTGCACTATGGGCTGTATTCAGAGCATcgcatgcaagccccgcatcaGACGGGAGAACATTGTGGTGTACGAGGTGTCAGCCTCTATTGACCAGTGTCCTACCATCATTGAGGAGAACTCACCAATTGTGCTCCGTTACAAGACGCCTTACTTTAGGGCCTCAGCAGGTGTTGTGATGCCACCAGTGCCCCGCAATGAAACCTGGGTGGTGGGTTGGATCCAGGCTTGTACCCAGATGGAGTTCTACAACACCTATGGTGATATTGGCAT GTCCAGCTGGGAGTTACCGGAGCTTCGAGAGGGTCGGGTCAAGGCCATCAGCGACTCAGATGGCGTCAGCTACCCCTGGTACGGCAACACCACCGAGACAGTCACACTGACCGGACCTACGTCCAAACCGTCCCGTCTGACGGTCAGCATGAATGACAACTTCTACCCCAGCGTGACCTGGGCAGTACCCATCAGCAACAGCAACACACCAATGCTGACCCACATCACCAGGGACCAGAGCTTCATCACCTGGCTGGTGGCCATGAACTCCGTCACCAAG GAGCGCATCGTGTTGCAGACGGTGCAGTGGCGGATGCGGGTGGACATTGCTGTGGACCCTGACATGCCTCTGGGGTCTCGGGCCTCGTTGGTGGGTCGTCCCTACCAGGAGCAACCGCACATCCTCAACTACCAAGAGCCCATCCCTCCCAACGCGCTGGGGAGGCCGAATGCCAACGACGCCCAAGTGCTAATGTGGAGGCCACGGAGAGGGGCGCCACTAGTGGTCATACCGCCAAAATAA